DNA sequence from the Bdellovibrio bacteriovorus genome:
AAACTTACGAAGACTATGCGTGCTACTTCTTCCAAAGCCTCGAAGGTTGCGAAAAAAACGCAATGGAAGTCTTTAATCGTTACGATGTCTTTCGTTTGATTCTTTCTGAAAACAACGAAACTTTGTCGGAACAAATTAAAAAGACGATTTTAGACAGCACTTTTCAATACAGCCAAGATGATCTGGCCGTTATCGATTGGAATTCGGCTTTAATCATTGAGCCTTCGGGTTCAACGGACATTATCGACGTTATCGAATTCTCTCTTTGCCAGTTGCTGGAAATGCGCTATTACGACGATCTTTTGGATGAAAGACTGACTTACTTGTATTCTTCTTTAGAGAAAAAACGTTTCAGCATTTTTCAGAATCACTATTCGCGTTTATCACGAGAAGCGGCTCAGATTTATCTCGACATCTCAGACACCGTTGAAAGCGTTGAGAATACTATGAAAGTGGTCGGGGATTTCTATTTGGCGAAAATCTTCCGAGCGGCCTCGCAAAGACTGCGCTTTAAGGACTGGAAGGACAGTGTCGACCAAAAGCTTTCAAACTTGGCGCAAGTGTCGCGACTTTTTGTTGGTGAAGCCAACGAAAAACGGAACCAACTTTTAGAGATCATCATCATTGTGCTGATCGCGATTGAAGTGGTTCCGCTATTCTTTAAGTAACTAAACTTTTTGTAGGCGCACGAAGTTGATTTTAATGCCTTCGCGCAGGAAGATTTTTTCGAAAGCTGTTTCGAAGTTCTGATCTTTCATTTCGGAATTGTGCAAATCCTGAGTTTCAAAAATAATCTTATAAGAAGACTGACGGATTTCATCCATCGCCCACAAGAAATAGACTAAAGAGTCCGTTTTGAAGTTGATGAAGGAACCCGGCTTCTGCAAGCGGTGCAAAATATCCAAGTTCTGCTTACAAACAAAACGATTCTTAGGTTTCTTCGGTGAAGTCCAAGGATCTGGGAAGTGGATGTAAACGTTGTCGATCTCACCTTCAGTGAAAAGCTCTTCGATGTTGAAAGCGTGATAGCGAGCAATCGCCGCGTTTTTACAGCCATCAGTCACCGCACGACGGATGGTTTGAATCAAAGGTTTATACTTAAGCTCTAGTCCTACAAGCAAACGCTGTG
Encoded proteins:
- the trmB gene encoding tRNA (guanosine(46)-N7)-methyltransferase TrmB — translated: MTIPVPRRRINITKDLPNQNAYTLALNGEYAHVAFDELRAPLNKGKWRSDVFKADAALPMDVEVGTGNGTYFAHHAKTHSQRLLVGLELKYKPLIQTIRRAVTDGCKNAAIARYHAFNIEELFTEGEIDNVYIHFPDPWTSPKKPKNRFVCKQNLDILHRLQKPGSFINFKTDSLVYFLWAMDEIRQSSYKIIFETQDLHNSEMKDQNFETAFEKIFLREGIKINFVRLQKV